In Papaver somniferum cultivar HN1 chromosome 1, ASM357369v1, whole genome shotgun sequence, a genomic segment contains:
- the LOC113360548 gene encoding E3 ubiquitin-protein ligase SDIR1-like, giving the protein MSYAFRGARPDIESGCARVIPHQRPSLRIRASPPNNTNSFAFLFTVFMLFMILNSNQISPRFMVRLVFGVFLVAEIFRMYEICRQIQAQSQVHAGGSSDALQGQTEWRLHMPSSLAIAARGGLQGLRLQLALGYNFDELEFETLGAIDSYNVSPAPSMIEEEINALHVHKYRVTGEKGKYCVCSRNFEDALQEQSSSAPAAEVSVLTLFIHIMHYYTYQFVVVYEKLVALKFPTYCTILPDHFPCYK; this is encoded by the exons ATGAGTTATGCATTTCGAGGAGCTAGACCTGATATTGAAAGTGGGTGTGCTAGAGTTATTCCTCATCAACGTCCTTCATTG AGAATACGGGCATCACCGCCGAATAATACCAActcctttgcttttcttttcactG TTTTCATGCTGTTCATGATACTAAACTCTAATCAGATATCACCAAGATTTATG GTTCGGTTAGTTTTCGGTGTTTTTCTGGTGGCCGAAATCTTTCGAATGTATGAAATATGCAGACAAATTCAAGCTCAGTCCCAGGTTCATGCTGGGGGTTCCAGTGATGCACTGCAAGGTCAAACAGAGTGGCGGTTGCACATGCCGTCATCGTTGGCAATTGCAGCAAGAGGTGGATTGCAAGGTTTAAGACTCCAGCTTGCACTAGGTTATAATTTTGATGAACTAG AATTTGAAACTCTGGGTGCAATTGATTCGTATAATGTTTCCCCTGCTCCCTCAATGATTGAGGAAGAGATTAATGCCCTTCATGTTCATAAGTACAGGGTTACGGGTGAGAAAGGCAAGTATTGTGTTTGTTCTCGCAACTT TGAAGATGCATTACAGGAGCAAAGCTCCTCTGCACCCGCAGCTGAGGTTTCTGTTTTGACTCTCTTCATTCACATAATGCACTACTACACTTACCAGTTTGTAGTTGTCTATGAAAAACTGGTTGCACTGAAATTTCCTACATATTGTACAATTTTACCAGATCATTTCCCCTGTTACAAATAA